In one Lolium rigidum isolate FL_2022 chromosome 3, APGP_CSIRO_Lrig_0.1, whole genome shotgun sequence genomic region, the following are encoded:
- the LOC124702002 gene encoding sulfoquinovosyl transferase SQD2-like, whose product MGEAPDTAAPLLVRMEDGADALLVRVEDGAEADWSSRPHRIALFVEPSPFAYISGYKNRFQNFIKHLREMGDEVLVVTTHKGAPEEFHGAKVVGSWSFPCPLYQNVPLSLALSPRIYSEVRKFKPDIIHATSPGIMVFGALAIAKMISVPMVMSYHTHLPAYLPGYNLNWLLGPTWCLIRCLHRSADLTLVPSVAIAEDFETAKVVSASRVRLWNKGVDSESFHPKFRSHVMRAKLSGGESEKPLVIHVGRFGREKNLDFLKRVMEKLPGVRIAFVGDGPYRAELEKMFAGLPAVFTGMLQGEELSQAYASGDVFVMPSESETLGQVVLESMASGVPVVAARAGGIPDIIPKDKEGKTSFLFTPGDLDECVRKIQQLLSSNDLRESVGRAAREEMENCDWRTASKAIRNEHYSTATSYWRKKTGRTS is encoded by the exons ATGGGGGAGGCTCCGGATACGGCGGCGCCGCTACTCGTGCGGATGGAGGACGGCGCGGACGCGCTGCTCGTGCGGGTGGAGGACGGCGCCGAAGCCGACTGGAGCTCCAGGCCGCATCGCATTGCGCTCTTCGTCGAGCCCTCGCCCTTCGC CTACATCTCCGGGTACAAGAACCGGTTCCAGAACTTCATCAAGCATCTGCGGGAGATGGGCGACGAG GTCCTGGTCGTCACCACGCACAAAGGAGCTCCCGAGGAGTTCCATGGAGCAAAGGTCGTTGGGTCGTGGAG CTTTCCATGCCCATTGTACCAAAACGTTCCGCTCTCGCTGGCCTTGAGCCCCAGAATATATTCCGAGGTCAGAAAGTTCAAGCCGGACATAATTCATGCTACTTCACCAGGAATTATG GTCTTCGGCGCTCTTGCCATCGCGAAGATGATTTCAGTCCCAATGGTGATGTCTTATCACACACATCTTCCGGC GTATTTACCAGGATATAATTTAAATTGGTTGCTTGGGCCCACGTGGTGTCTTATAC GATGCCTCCACAGGTCTGCAGATCTTACTCTAGTTCCTTCAGTAGCTATTGCCGAGGACTTTGAAACTGCTAAGGTAGTATCAG CAAGCAGAGTACGGCTTTGGAACAAGGGCGTTGATTCTGAAAGCTTCCATCCTAAATTTCGTAGTCATGTAATGCGCGCCAAGTTGAG TGGTGGTGAATCAGAAAAACCATTGGTAATACATGTCGGCCGTTTTGGGCGCGAAAAGAATTTGGATTTTCTGAAGAG GGTCATGGAAAAGCTCCCTGGAGTAAGGATTGCTTTCGTTGGAGATGGACCGTACAG GGCTGAGCTGGAAAAAATGTTCGCAGGCCTGCCTGCAGTTTTTACCGGAATGCTCCAAGGCGAGGAGCTCTCACAAGCGTACGCCAGCGGGGATGTATTTGTAATGCCTTCAGAGTCTGAGACCCTTGGCCAGGTAGTGCTGGAGTCTATGGCGTCTGGAGTTCCAGTTGTCGCTGCTCGCGCGGGAGGCATACCCGATATAATACCCAAGGACAAGGAAGGCAAGACCAGCTTCCTGTTCACACCTGGGGATCTAGACGAGTGTGTGAGGAAAATCCAACAGCTCCTCTCATCAAATGACCTCAGGGAGTCCGTTGGAAGGGCTGCCAGGGAGGAGATGGAGAACTGCGACTGGAGAACGGCCTCAAAGGCGATACGCAACGAGCACTACAGCACGGCGACGTCCTACTGGCGGAAGAAGACAGGCAGAACTAGCTAG